GACGGGATCTACGGCGGGACGCGACTCCTCTTCGAGGATCTGGTCGTCGATTCACTCGGGGCGACCGTTGAGTACGTGGACGCGACGGATACCGATGCAGTCGCCGACGCCGTCACCGACGACACCGCGCTCGTCTGGATGGAGTCCCCAACGAATCCACTGTTACGGCTCTGCGACCTCGCTGCGATCGGCGAAATTGCTGCGGCCGAAGACGCCACGTTTGTCGTCGATAACACCTTTTCGACGCCGTACTTCCAGCGCCCGCTCGAGTTCGGCGCCGACGTCGTCGTCCACAGTACGACGAAGTACATCAACGGTCACAGCGACTCGATGGGCGGCGTCGTCCTCACGAACGACGACGCGATCGAGACCGCGATAGATCACGTCCGGGCGTACGAACTCGGCGGGACGCTGTCGCCGTTCGACTGTTATCTCACGCTTCGCGGTCTCCGGACACTTCCGCTTCGGATGGACCGACACGAGGCGAATGCACGCCGTATCGCGGAATTCCTCGCCGATCACCCAGTCGTCCGTCGCGTCCGTTATCCGGGACTCGAGTTACACCCCCAACACGCCCTCGCCGAGGCACAGATGGACGGGTTCGGCGGAATCGTCTCGTTCGAACTCGACGCATCGGAAGCCGAAACGCGGGCTGTCCTCGAGGAACTCGATGTGTTCACGCTCGCCGTGAGCCTCGGCGGTACTGAATCGCTCGTCGACCATCCCGCGACGATGTCAGCGTCGTACCTCTCCGACGCCGAGCGGGAGGCGGCCGGGATCTCGGAGTCGCTCGTTCGGATTCCTGTCGGTATCGAGTCTGTCGATGACCTCCGTACCGACCTCGAGCAGGCGCTTGCAAACCTCTGACGGTCACCGGTTTAGATTGTTGGTGGGGACGTCGCCACCGTCCACCGCGTTTCAGCGGAGGCGTCAGACTGGTTGTCCCGTCATTCGTCGGTATCGTCGCTCGTCTCGTCGGCGGTGTTCGGTAACACCTCGAACGGACGCATCATGTCGTAATCTTCGTGCTCGATCATGTGGCAGTGCCACATGTACTCGCCCGTCTGATCGTTGAACAGCCCCTCGTACTCTCCGAAGTGGGCGATTACGTGCACCACCTCCGCTGGATCGACGGTGACGACGTCGTTCCAGCCCAGCTCGTACGGCTCGGGCGACTCGAGCGCGTTCGGGTCGATGCCGTCAGCCTCTGGGTCGTAGTCGCTCATCGGCTCCCGGCCGACCACCTGGAAGTGGACGAGGTGGAGATGCATCGGGTGGGACATCGCGGTATTGTTGGCGATGCTCCAGATTTCGGTCGTTCCAAGTTCTGGCTTCTCGGTAACGGGATCGTCAAGTGCATATCCTAACGGTTGGTCCTGATTCCCGAGGAGGTGTTTCATCCGCCCGTACTCGTCGCTGCTTGGGACCAGCGTGAGGTGTCTGTGTTGGTCGGCCGCGTCGACGGGCAGTTCTGGCACATCTGTCAATTCATCGGGTATCTCCCCGGCATCCTCGACGGGGTCCGAGTTTTCGACATCAACGAGCATGATCTCGGAGAGCGGCTTCGTCTCCTCGCTGTGCTCCTGCGAGCCACGATACAGCGACGGCGCGTCGTTGTGGAGGAGCAACGTCTCGCCGGCGTAGTCGGAGAAATCGACGACGATATCGGCACGCTGACCTGCTCCGAGTTCGAGGCGGCCATCGATCTCGACGGGGTTCGCGAGGAGACCGCCGTCGTTCCCGATCTGAACGAACGACGGGCCATCGTCGCCCGTCTCGCTCGCAGATTCGTCGTACTCGCGCAACTCGAGGGTATAATACCGACTATTGGATCCATTTAGTAGCCGGAACCGGTACGGTCTGGGCTCGACGGAGAGCCGGGGCCAGGCTTTCCCGTTGACTACCGGGATATCCCCGTAGAACTCGGGGACGATACTCGGTTCAGGATACGAATCGTCCCCGCCTCGGTCTCCGGATACTGCCGACGGGTAGAATAGCGCCCCGTCCTCATTGATGCTCCGATCCTGCAGTACAAGCGGAATCTCGTATTCGCTGGCGGGCAGTCCGAGTTCCCGCTCGTGGTCGTCTCGAAGAAGGTAGAAGCCGGCGAGTCCGGCGTAGACGTTCAACCGGGTGATCCCGATTGCGTGGTCGTGATACCACAGGGTCGCCGGTGGCTGATCGTTGACGTAGTAGTAGTCCTTTTGCTCGAACTTCGGGCCCGTTTCTGCGAAGTCGCGAGTGAACCACGCCTGTGCGTGGCCGTCGCTCGCGGCTTCGACGTTTCCGCCGTGGAGGTGCGTGACGGTTCGAATTCCGTCAATATCGTACGGAATCATTTCCTCGTGCACCGTCGTATCAACGGGCAGGAGGTGTTCGTCCGGCAGGTCGTTCTGCCACCGCACGTATATCGGCTCGCCCCGTTCAGCCTCGATCGTCGGACCGGGGAACTGTCCATCGTATCCCAAGACGGTCGTCGCCGGCAGATCGCTGTGGAGTTGCTGCTCAACCTCGCGCATTTCGATCTCGTAATAGGGATGGCCGTCTTTCGTCCCGGTCGGCTCCGCCACCCCCGAACGCGGCACCTCGTCGACCCACTTCTCGAGGTCCGGCGACGAGTGGGCCGCCACGGTCGTCGGCTCCGGTGTTCCCGAATTCCCGGTTTCCGATTCGGAATTTGGCGGTATGGAATCCGCGGAACAGCCTGCGAACGCGGAGATACCCGTCGCACTGGTTGCCAGAAGAAGCTTCCGGCGCGAGATACCCGTTTCGGGTGACCTGATCGGCTCGTCCATAAATGGGTATATGAATTCCCGTCGAATAGCGGGTCTCGCTCGTTCTTATCTGGCGGGAACCGAGGGAATATGTTTGGCAATGCATTCACGTAGTCCTTGGGTCGCTATCGGAACCGAGGATCGCTCCAATCACCACTGGTTCGAAATCTGCCGAGACCAGATGAACTGTTTCCTGCCCGGGATTTTATTCTAGTTTAATATAGATAGAGTAAATCTTTACATAACAGAATATATAAATTACTTCAGCTAGTTGTAATCTGTAGCTATCGGTGAACTTCATTCGATGGTAAGAGAGTGTCACAGTTCCTCGTACAAACTCTACGACCGCGCCCTTGAGTCCCTCGTCGGTGGCGTCAACTCGCCGGTACGGGCCGAACCGAGGCCGACGCCATCGTTCGTCGACCGTGGCGACGGAGCCGAACTCGTCGACGTTGACGGAAATCGGTACTGCGACTACATTATGGGATACGGTCCGCTCTTGTTCGGTCACGATCTCCCCGAACCCGTCCGCGAGGGGGTTTCGGAGGCGGTCGCCGATGGACCGATGTACGGCGTCCCGACCGACGTCGAGGTCGAACTCGCAGAATTCATCATCGACCACGTCGAGAGCGTCGAACGGCTCCGATTCGTTAACTCCGGGACCGAAGCAACCGCCGCGGCCGCACGCCTTGCACGCGGGTACACGGGCCGAGACAAGATCGTCGTCATGCAGAGTGGCTACCACGGCGGCCACGAGTCCTTTCTCGTCGACGGTAACGTCGACGACCGAAAGCCGGGCAGCGCGGGCGTTCCGGACGCTTTCGCCGCGGAGACGATCCCAGTACCGTTCAACGACGAGGACGTGATTCGCGATGTCTTCGAGCGCCACGGGTCGGAGATCGCAGCCGTCCTGACCGAACCGTTGCTTGGCAACTGCGGGATCGTTCTCCCGGTCGAAGGCTATCACGAGACCCTCAGGGACCTCTGTGACGAACACGGATCGCTGCTCATCTTCGATGAGGTGATCACCGGCTTCCGGGTCGGCGGGCTACAGTGCGCCCAGGGGAAATACGGCATCGAACCGGACCTCACGACGTTCGCGAAGATCATCGGCGGTGGTTTCCCAGTCGGTGCGATCGGCGGCCGCGCCGAAATCATGCAGGCGTTCGCTCCAACGGGCGATGTCTTCGAATCAGGGACCTTCAACGGCCACCCGGTGACGATGGTCGCCGGCCTCGAGACGCTTCGGTTCGCGAGAGAGCACGACGTTTATTCGCACGTCAACGAACTCGGGAGACAACTTCGGTCCGGACTACAGGATCTCGTCGAGGAACACACCCCCGAATACACTGTTACCGGTATCGACTCAATGTTCAAGATACTGTTCACTCGAGACGCACCCGACACGATGGACGGTCACTGCCGGGCGGGCTGCAAGCAGCGGCCGGAATGCCCGCGCTTCGAGCTGTGTCCGAAAACCGGGGCCGACGTCCGCGCCGGCGAGACCGATCGGTGGAAGCGAACCTTCTGGCCGGCGCTGGCCGATCGCGGCGTATTGCTCACGCCCAACCAGTTCGAGAGTCAGTTCGTCAGCTACGCTCACACCGAGGACGACATCGAACGAACACTTGATGCGTATCAGGAGGTTCTCTCGACGAAGGTTGGTTAAGACCGTGGCCGTTGTGGCTGTCATCGCGGTCTAGTTCGGACACCGATTGTAGATCGATTCGGACAGACCTTGTCGACGACCCCGAACCCAATAACTTCACGCTACGAATATATTCGGCACAGGGGGCTTCCCGTCCGCCAAGTAGTATCCACTACGACGATGACGACCGAGCTCAACCTGCGAGGGCAGCCCAATGACGAGTACCGGACCCGACTTTTTGAGACGTTGACCGATGCAGAAACCGGCGATGTCTTCGCAATCGTCGCCAAGGAGGATATCGATCCATACCTCGTTCGGTATCAGATCGAACACGATCGCGCCCTCGAGTGGGAGTACGAGCATCCGGACGCAGAACCGCGAGAACTCCGGCTGACGGTGGGAGAGCCGCTCGAGGGTGAGTTTGGAACGATCGACGTCCGGGATCTAAAACCCCAGCGTCGTCACGAAGCACTTCTCGAGATTTTCGACACGCTCGAGGCCGGCGAGGGGTTCGTCCTCGTGAACGATCACGACCCCAAGCCGCTGTACCACGAACTCCGCTCGATGTACGGGGACGTCGTCGGCTGGGAGTACGCCAGCGAAGGCGACGGCGAATGGCGGGTCGAAATCGAAAAGACGGCCGCATCGGAGGCCGACGGAGAGGACGTCGTTACTCGGTACGACGTTCGGAAGATCCCGAAACAGGAGCGCCACCCGACGATCCACCACCGGTACGGAATGCTCCCCGACGGCGGAACGATGGAACTGATCGCCCCGCACGAGCCCCGGCCGCTCCGCCAGGAGTTCCGCCAGCAGTACGGCGACACGTTCGACTGGGAAATCGTCGACCAGGAACCGGGTCGGTGCCGCGTTCACATCACGAAACGAAGCGACGCCGACGGTGACGCCTCGAGCGGTATCGAAACCGATGCGAACGACGCGGCGGTCGACGGGGAATCGCTCGAGACGACCGCCGAACTCGACGTTCGAGATCTCCCGCCCGCCCAACGGCACGAACGGATCTTCGACGCATACGCCGAGTTGGCGGGTGGCGAGGGATTCGTACTGGTGAACGACCACGACCCGAAGCCGCTGTACCACCAGTTCGAGGCCGAAGCTGGGCCCGAATTCCGATGGGAGTATCGCAAGCGAGAGCCGGGCGAGTTCCGGGTGTTAATCGGTAAGGCTGACGCGAGCGGGGCCGAACTCGAGGCAAGTAACCACTCGAGCAGGGAGGAAACGGGATCCGAAGCCCCGTTCTGACGCTCTTCGCACTCTTCGCCATCACCGCACCAGAGAATGCGTCACTCAGTAAGGCTTTGCACTGTCTGATAAATCTCGTCGATTTTCTCCTCCTGCTCACCATTCGAATCAGAAATGCTTTCGATTTCTTGGGCAACCTCCTCAGTTTGCTCCACTAATTCGTCGATCATGCTGGCAACTTCTTCGGTTGATGCAGCTTGATCGTCGGTTGCATCCGAGACCTCCTGAATTCCCTCGGACGCTTCTTCGACCGTCTCGACGATATCCTGTAGCTTTGCCATCGCGTCTTCGACTCGATCTATTCCTTGCGATACGTTAGTCGTCATCTCGTCGAGACTCTCAACGGTCTCTTCCGTCTCTGCTTTGATCGCATCGACCGTTTTTTCGATTTGTTTGGCATTGTCTTGCGACTCTTCGGCGAGAGACTTGACTTCGTTCGCGACGACAGCGAATCCATCGCCACTCTCGTCGGCGTGGGCAGCCTCGATAGAGGCGTTCAAAGCCAATAGATTCGTTTGATCCGCAATATCTGAGATTACTTCGACTACCTCGTCGATTTCGTCAACGCGTTCGCGTAATTGGTCAACGTCAGCGGCAACGTCTCGAGTGGACCGATCGACTGTCTCCATCGCGTCGATAGCTCTTGTTGCGGCCTCCTGACCGTCGCTTGCAAGTTCCTCGGCATTTTGGCTCGTCGCTGCGACGTCGTCCGCAGTTGCTGCGATCTCCTCTACAGTCGCACTCATATTCGAGACTTCTTCGGCGACGCTAGCGATATTCTCGGTCTGTCTATCGGAGAGTGTATGGATCTCGGCCGATCGTTCTGCAACATTTTCGGCCATCTTTTGACTTTCAGTGACCAGGTCGTCGACTTCTGAAGCGACTCGTCTCTGTCGATCGAGTTCCTCCTTCAGATTCTCGTTCGCAGCATGAATGTACGTGTCCATCACCACCTGCTGGTCAATATTTATGATTTTGAACAGGGCCATCACGTACTCTACCGTCTGGTCGATAAGCTCATCCGGGGTTAGCGCGCCCTCTTCGGTTCGTTCTTTCATTCGCTTCCCAATTGCGTCGACTAACCCGCCGAAATAGACGCTGTATGCTCCGAGATAGATTTTCGGACCGAGCCCGAGCATATTGTGAATTTGGCCGATCCGTGCACGCTGATTGAAGTACTCCTTGTCGTACGAACCGCTCCCGAGATCGGTCAGATATGACGTGTGGGCCTGCTTGAGTTGATCAAACGATTTCGTGGAGCGATCGAGAAACACGAGCGCTTCTTCGTGATCGTGAATGTGCCGTTCTAACTCATCCGTCAGCGCCGGCGCCTCGGATTCGATCAGCTCGTCCAATTCGGCGAGCGCGGCGATATCGTCGCTCGTGAAATCCGTGAAGGATTTTCGCCATCGAATCTCCGAACGATCGATGCCGAGTTCTTTCCTGAGTTCGGACCCGTCGACGGTCTGTCGTTGTTCGCTAGAGACTCGAACAGATTCGCTTTGAATAGAGTTCATATTCGGGGATAATAGCCAGAGCATGTGAGTCTACTGGCGAATCAATTCCCGGAAACTGTTTTTACCGCCGACACTACTGGTCGTATCGGAATACGTTACGGAACGAGCTGATCCTCTCCGTCGTATATCGTGATTGCATCGACAGGACAGACTCGAGCGGCCATTTTCGCTTGCAACTCACTGTCCGTAGGGACCTCTCGAACGTACGTATCTTGTTCTACCTCGTCACTCCCGACGAGCGTCGCTTTTCCAGCGCCACGATCCTCGACGAATTTCTCCCACTCCGCGACGCAATTGAACATTCCGACGCACGTATCCTGGTTGAATTCAACACGCATTCTAGCTCACATCGTTACTGCTGGTGAGGTCACTATTGAAGGTTCGTTGTCGACAGCCCTATACTGATTCGACGGCGTCGAGAACCTCGTCGTAGGGTGGCTCGTTCGTCGGGTCGTCCGCAGTCCACTCGTATTGGATTGTTCCGTCCTCACTAAGGATGAATACTGCTCGGTTAGCAATTCCGTGAAGGCCCAGTTCGGGAATGTCGGTCTCGAGTTCGTAGGCTTCGATTGCGTTTCTATCCGTGTCGCTGACGAGGTCGAACTCGATTCCGTGTTCGTCGTGGAATGCACTTTGAGCGAACGGCGAATCGGCGCTGATTCCCAGCACCGTGGCATCGGCGTCGGCGAACTGATCCAGCTTTTCTTGGAGTGCGATCATTTCGTTCGTACATGGCGGCGTGAACGCACCCGGGAAGAACGCGAGGACAACCGGTCCGTCTACGAGGTAGTCCTCGAGGTCGAAGTTTTCGGGTAGATTAGCGCCCAACCGCTGAATCGGTGGGCTTGTCGGTGTGACCACGTTTGACGCCACTCCGGTGGAGACTCGCTAGTTTAGACTACGCAGGTAGGTGTGATCCACTATCAGGTGAATGTCATCAACCCTCCATTTTGACGTCTCGGCCATCAACGAGCCGAGTTACTGATTCCTTCGACGTGGACTTTGGTGACGTGGCCACCGCAGCCGCACTGATCGATGTATTCCCAGTTGAGTCCGTCGTATTCGTCCTCGAGAGCATCGTAGAGGAACGTCTCGGGATGCCCTAACTCGGCGTGTGTGACGAGATTAACGTGGTTTCCAGCCGTCGTATGCTCGATCGCGTCGATCGCATCGTGAATCGCGAGTTCGCTGTTAGCGGCGTATTTCGGTTTCTCGAGGTTCGCCGACCAGGAGTTGTCGTGAATTCTGTCGGTG
This sequence is a window from Halopiger aswanensis. Protein-coding genes within it:
- a CDS encoding globin-coupled sensor protein, translated to MNSIQSESVRVSSEQRQTVDGSELRKELGIDRSEIRWRKSFTDFTSDDIAALAELDELIESEAPALTDELERHIHDHEEALVFLDRSTKSFDQLKQAHTSYLTDLGSGSYDKEYFNQRARIGQIHNMLGLGPKIYLGAYSVYFGGLVDAIGKRMKERTEEGALTPDELIDQTVEYVMALFKIINIDQQVVMDTYIHAANENLKEELDRQRRVASEVDDLVTESQKMAENVAERSAEIHTLSDRQTENIASVAEEVSNMSATVEEIAATADDVAATSQNAEELASDGQEAATRAIDAMETVDRSTRDVAADVDQLRERVDEIDEVVEVISDIADQTNLLALNASIEAAHADESGDGFAVVANEVKSLAEESQDNAKQIEKTVDAIKAETEETVESLDEMTTNVSQGIDRVEDAMAKLQDIVETVEEASEGIQEVSDATDDQAASTEEVASMIDELVEQTEEVAQEIESISDSNGEQEEKIDEIYQTVQSLTE
- a CDS encoding multicopper oxidase family protein, which codes for MDEPIRSPETGISRRKLLLATSATGISAFAGCSADSIPPNSESETGNSGTPEPTTVAAHSSPDLEKWVDEVPRSGVAEPTGTKDGHPYYEIEMREVEQQLHSDLPATTVLGYDGQFPGPTIEAERGEPIYVRWQNDLPDEHLLPVDTTVHEEMIPYDIDGIRTVTHLHGGNVEAASDGHAQAWFTRDFAETGPKFEQKDYYYVNDQPPATLWYHDHAIGITRLNVYAGLAGFYLLRDDHERELGLPASEYEIPLVLQDRSINEDGALFYPSAVSGDRGGDDSYPEPSIVPEFYGDIPVVNGKAWPRLSVEPRPYRFRLLNGSNSRYYTLELREYDESASETGDDGPSFVQIGNDGGLLANPVEIDGRLELGAGQRADIVVDFSDYAGETLLLHNDAPSLYRGSQEHSEETKPLSEIMLVDVENSDPVEDAGEIPDELTDVPELPVDAADQHRHLTLVPSSDEYGRMKHLLGNQDQPLGYALDDPVTEKPELGTTEIWSIANNTAMSHPMHLHLVHFQVVGREPMSDYDPEADGIDPNALESPEPYELGWNDVVTVDPAEVVHVIAHFGEYEGLFNDQTGEYMWHCHMIEHEDYDMMRPFEVLPNTADETSDDTDE
- a CDS encoding ferredoxin yields the protein MRVEFNQDTCVGMFNCVAEWEKFVEDRGAGKATLVGSDEVEQDTYVREVPTDSELQAKMAARVCPVDAITIYDGEDQLVP
- a CDS encoding CGCGG family putative rSAM-modified RiPP protein; its protein translation is MSSPTEHDHNHDHEKEAEPITDRIHDNSWSANLEKPKYAANSELAIHDAIDAIEHTTAGNHVNLVTHAELGHPETFLYDALEDEYDGLNWEYIDQCGCGGHVTKVHVEGISNSAR
- a CDS encoding glutamate-1-semialdehyde 2,1-aminomutase is translated as MVRECHSSSYKLYDRALESLVGGVNSPVRAEPRPTPSFVDRGDGAELVDVDGNRYCDYIMGYGPLLFGHDLPEPVREGVSEAVADGPMYGVPTDVEVELAEFIIDHVESVERLRFVNSGTEATAAAARLARGYTGRDKIVVMQSGYHGGHESFLVDGNVDDRKPGSAGVPDAFAAETIPVPFNDEDVIRDVFERHGSEIAAVLTEPLLGNCGIVLPVEGYHETLRDLCDEHGSLLIFDEVITGFRVGGLQCAQGKYGIEPDLTTFAKIIGGGFPVGAIGGRAEIMQAFAPTGDVFESGTFNGHPVTMVAGLETLRFAREHDVYSHVNELGRQLRSGLQDLVEEHTPEYTVTGIDSMFKILFTRDAPDTMDGHCRAGCKQRPECPRFELCPKTGADVRAGETDRWKRTFWPALADRGVLLTPNQFESQFVSYAHTEDDIERTLDAYQEVLSTKVG
- a CDS encoding trans-sulfuration enzyme family protein, which produces MSEEDYGFDTLVTRFDEDGSGASVTGDVVPPIHLASTHEMDRPGTADHGYKYTRFGNPTRDVLESRLAKLAGAAHATACASGTAAIAATCLAVLEPGDRVVAFDGIYGGTRLLFEDLVVDSLGATVEYVDATDTDAVADAVTDDTALVWMESPTNPLLRLCDLAAIGEIAAAEDATFVVDNTFSTPYFQRPLEFGADVVVHSTTKYINGHSDSMGGVVLTNDDAIETAIDHVRAYELGGTLSPFDCYLTLRGLRTLPLRMDRHEANARRIAEFLADHPVVRRVRYPGLELHPQHALAEAQMDGFGGIVSFELDASEAETRAVLEELDVFTLAVSLGGTESLVDHPATMSASYLSDAEREAAGISESLVRIPVGIESVDDLRTDLEQALANL
- a CDS encoding redoxin domain-containing protein; this translates as MGANLPENFDLEDYLVDGPVVLAFFPGAFTPPCTNEMIALQEKLDQFADADATVLGISADSPFAQSAFHDEHGIEFDLVSDTDRNAIEAYELETDIPELGLHGIANRAVFILSEDGTIQYEWTADDPTNEPPYDEVLDAVESV
- a CDS encoding DUF2249 domain-containing protein, whose product is MTTELNLRGQPNDEYRTRLFETLTDAETGDVFAIVAKEDIDPYLVRYQIEHDRALEWEYEHPDAEPRELRLTVGEPLEGEFGTIDVRDLKPQRRHEALLEIFDTLEAGEGFVLVNDHDPKPLYHELRSMYGDVVGWEYASEGDGEWRVEIEKTAASEADGEDVVTRYDVRKIPKQERHPTIHHRYGMLPDGGTMELIAPHEPRPLRQEFRQQYGDTFDWEIVDQEPGRCRVHITKRSDADGDASSGIETDANDAAVDGESLETTAELDVRDLPPAQRHERIFDAYAELAGGEGFVLVNDHDPKPLYHQFEAEAGPEFRWEYRKREPGEFRVLIGKADASGAELEASNHSSREETGSEAPF